In Parasteatoda tepidariorum isolate YZ-2023 chromosome 2, CAS_Ptep_4.0, whole genome shotgun sequence, one DNA window encodes the following:
- the LOC107444876 gene encoding uncharacterized protein: MESGSVGWLFNSCPHSSLVRPSLSQTTSITFAEMGLRRLPIICIVSLALVILTEGALPRARRQVPQNLEHNAYQPPFLVSTPAPSNFYHPPISFGDLSKAEPAVPLHLQPNNNNQAFGLHQVSGDSHSKAISYVPVQAINKAPASEIQSKSPSPAKEKDAAKDEYVVYYYYYYDNDTTPNTNLSFDDIPSLESYDEDRIAKEKNNANSKPIHSDAVIAGGNRLNSDLSDVSSSSSQARSASGIDKESVISLDKSSGDSFAPTHKPISNVYRYGANEVPKYPVVPNFIIAETTTEAKPTDAVTPIPVSSIAHATTQSTSFNAAFANVGNNEEDVSNNVLDSALESKSFEENSGTEDSVTTTVKPEAPTTIETTTITPTEKSSRRRPPIANGRRRFNASPSSFSSTRTRAPARDASSSTTTTTTSTSAAPTRRSFQGSNRSRSRPSVGGSRGRTRTTESNNIESSSSSSSASESTTVSTTTARARFTSAPRRFQSSRSRSQTSSTSTSRPSSSSTSASPVRSRPTSRRPSSNLLSRSRPARPGFPRSRAPEPEVPETTTPEAEETSPVVVKEEVAPEKETTSEEEEEESVEPTTTEASRFSALFKPRNRNALGNRPRPVAGNRPSRS, from the coding sequence ACGCCTTCCCATAATCTGCATCGTTTCTCTTGCTCTGGTGATTCTAACAGAAGGTGCTCTTCCTCGTGCCCGCCGACAGGTTCCTCAGAATCTGGAGCACAACGCATACCAGCCACCATTCCTCGTGAGCACACCTGCACCATCGAACTTCTATCATCCTCCAATATCCTTCGGGGATCTCTCTAAAGCAGAACCTGCTGTTCCATTGCACCTTCAACCAAACAACAACAATCAGGCTTTTGGACTCCATCAAGTCTCTGGAGATTCTCACTCAAAAGCCATATCTTATGTCCCAGTCCAGGCCATAAACAAAGCCCCGGCGTCCGAGATCCAGTCTAAGTCACCTTCACCAGCAAAAGAAAAAGACGCAGCTAAAGACGAATATGTGGTTTACTACTATTACTATTACGATAACGACACAACGCCCAATACTAACTTGAGTTTCGATGATATTCCCTCCCTGGAATCTTACGATGAGGACAGAATTGCCAAAGAAAAGAATAATGCTAATTCTAAACCTATTCATTCCGACGCTGTAATTGCTGGAGGTAACAGGTTGAATTCCGATCTTTCTGATGTTTCGAGCTCTTCATCTCAAGCCCGTTCAGCTTCTGGTATTGATAAGGAATCTGTGATAAGCCTAGATAAGAGTTCTGGCGACAGTTTCGCCCCGACACATAAGCCCATATCGAACGTTTATAGGTACGGTGCGAACGAGGTGCCTAAATATCCAGTAGTGCCTAATTTCATAATTGCCGAAACCACAACTGAGGCTAAACCTACTGATGCTGTTACACCCATTCCAGTGTCGTCTATCGCACACGCTACAACTCAGAGCACTTCGTTCAATGCCGCATTTGCCAACGTGGGAAATAATGAAGAGGACGTATCCAACAATGTGCTGGATTCAGCTTTAGAATCCAAATCATTCGAGGAAAATTCTGGAACAGAAGATTCCGTAACGACTACTGTCAAACCGGAGGCGCCCACCACCATTGAAACAACAACAATCACGCCAACCGAAAAGTCTTCGCGTCGACGTCCACCCATCGCCAACGGGAGAAGACGTTTTAACGCCAGTCCATCTTCCTTTTCCTCAACAAGAACTAGAGCACCGGCAAGAGATGCCTCATCTAGTACTACAACCACAACAACTTCGACATCAGCCGCACCAACTAGGAGATCTTTCCAGGGCAGTAACAGGTCCAGGTCTCGTCCCTCCGTTGGAGGCAGCAGAGGACGCACAAGAACAACTGAAAGCAATAACATcgaatcatcatcatcatcatcatcagcTAGCGAATCGACCACTGTGTCAACCACCACTGCCAGAGCCCGCTTCACTTCAGCTCCAAGAAGATTCCAGTCGAGCCGATCTAGATCTCAGACTAGCTCTACTTCAACGTCTAGACCGTCATCGTCTTCAACGTCAGCATCGCCCGTTAGATCAAGACCGACTAGCAGACGACCCAGTTCAAATTTATTATCCAGAAGTAGGCCTGCAAGACCGGGATTTCCCAGATCTCGTGCACCAGAGCCGGAAGTGCCAGAAACTACGACACCGGAGGCGGAGGAAACTTCTCCAGTTGTTGTCAAAGAAGAGGTAGCGCCGGAAAAAGAGACGACAAGCGAGGAAGAGGAAGAAGAATCGGTGGAGCCTACCACAACTGAAGCAAGCCGATTTTCTGCATTATTTAAGCCTAGAAACAGAAACGCTTTAGGAAATAGACCAAGACCAGTCGCTGGAAACAGACCATCTCGAtcttga